The following proteins are encoded in a genomic region of Bosea beijingensis:
- a CDS encoding response regulator → MQDSSGSRISIAIVDDHPLLVEGIAAVLSRRKNYVVVETGTSVADIDGILSRWACNVLIVDLNMPGDVFNAIAGLRNDAPSCQVVVFTASTETEHAVKALGAGAAGYVLKGSSAGELIDAVEAALRGEVYITPSFSAKVIGALNHKAAERQAVVSTKLSVREEQIVRLLLCGKQNREIAHSLDLSEKTVKSYMTNLMTKLRARNRLEVVIAAQKLKPADFSSPRR, encoded by the coding sequence ATGCAGGATAGCTCGGGGTCTCGGATTTCGATTGCGATCGTCGACGATCACCCGCTTCTGGTTGAGGGGATCGCTGCCGTCCTGTCGCGCCGCAAAAACTATGTCGTGGTCGAGACCGGCACGAGCGTGGCCGATATTGACGGCATTCTCAGCCGTTGGGCCTGCAACGTCCTGATTGTTGATTTGAACATGCCGGGCGATGTCTTCAACGCGATCGCCGGCTTGCGAAACGATGCGCCGAGTTGTCAGGTCGTGGTCTTCACGGCTTCGACCGAAACAGAGCATGCCGTAAAGGCGCTCGGCGCCGGAGCTGCCGGCTATGTCCTGAAGGGAAGCAGCGCCGGCGAGTTGATCGATGCTGTCGAAGCCGCACTGCGCGGCGAGGTTTACATCACGCCATCCTTTTCTGCGAAGGTGATTGGAGCCTTGAACCACAAGGCGGCGGAGAGGCAGGCCGTTGTCAGCACCAAACTCAGTGTCCGCGAAGAGCAGATTGTCCGCCTGCTGCTCTGTGGCAAGCAGAACCGCGAGATCGCACACAGCCTCGATCTCAGCGAGAAGACCGTCAAAAGCTACATGACCAACCTGATGACCAAGCTCCGCGCGCGTAACCGGCTCGAAGTCGTCATCGCCGCTCAGAAGCTGAAGCCGGCCGATTTTTCCTCGCCTCGCCGCTGA
- a CDS encoding sensor histidine kinase, which translates to MFFLDALRRRWAAQSLERRFTIAASLVVGLSMVTLGYWVERRIRTGWEQGMAEIGAHYLQAFLAPHVLDLEHADTLSEDSQDMIKAQITESHLGKRVTMIKIWSRTGKLVYSTGKGTKDAQLPPSQLAPLLRGKVVVYPHGNRHGEGEPGQRSLETYAPIYKPGTSTILGFGEFYEVTHSLDREIQQLRYATWFLILNVAIIIGFLLYLTIRRTSHVISSQQSQLAANLERASALAKRNNTLRRAADRARLDAAVSNEIYLARIGADLHDGPIQMLSLLMLRLPDEPPELRAQLGRLTQQTLAELRNLSAGLVLPEIRDLSPADTIEAAIKRHEQQTGTDVARSLVDLPDQMPEAIRFCAFRVVQEALMNAYKHAHGRGQRVATRFAAETLEIAVSDDGPGGEAAPPNVRQLGPRLGLKGLEARVKALRGSLTIAPQPQGGLVLRVLLPVRRRSLRTKVD; encoded by the coding sequence GTGTTCTTTCTCGACGCCCTGCGGCGGCGCTGGGCCGCCCAGAGTCTTGAGCGGCGCTTCACGATCGCGGCCTCCCTCGTCGTCGGGCTGTCGATGGTCACGCTGGGATACTGGGTCGAGCGCCGCATCCGCACCGGCTGGGAGCAGGGCATGGCCGAGATCGGCGCCCATTATCTCCAGGCCTTCCTGGCTCCGCACGTCCTTGATCTCGAGCACGCCGACACGTTGTCGGAAGACAGCCAGGACATGATCAAGGCTCAGATCACGGAGAGCCATCTCGGCAAACGCGTCACGATGATCAAAATCTGGAGTCGAACGGGAAAGCTGGTCTACAGCACCGGCAAGGGTACGAAGGACGCGCAGCTTCCGCCATCACAGCTCGCCCCGCTGCTGAGAGGGAAGGTCGTTGTCTACCCGCATGGCAACCGCCACGGCGAAGGAGAACCCGGTCAGCGCTCTTTGGAAACCTATGCGCCGATATACAAGCCAGGCACGAGCACGATCCTCGGCTTCGGCGAGTTCTACGAAGTCACTCACTCGCTCGATCGCGAGATTCAGCAGTTGCGCTACGCGACCTGGTTCCTGATCCTGAATGTCGCGATCATCATCGGCTTCCTGCTCTACCTGACGATCCGCCGCACCAGCCACGTCATCAGTTCGCAGCAGTCGCAGCTGGCCGCCAATCTCGAGCGCGCATCGGCGTTGGCCAAACGCAACAACACGCTGCGACGCGCTGCGGATCGAGCCCGGCTCGATGCAGCCGTCTCGAACGAGATCTACCTCGCCCGTATCGGCGCAGACCTGCATGACGGCCCCATCCAGATGTTGAGTCTATTGATGTTGCGACTGCCCGACGAGCCACCAGAGCTTCGCGCGCAACTCGGGCGGCTGACCCAGCAGACATTGGCCGAACTGCGCAATCTCTCCGCGGGCCTGGTGCTGCCCGAGATCCGCGATCTCTCCCCTGCCGACACGATCGAGGCGGCGATCAAACGCCATGAACAGCAGACCGGGACCGATGTGGCGCGCAGTCTTGTCGACCTGCCGGACCAGATGCCTGAGGCGATCCGATTCTGTGCGTTCCGCGTCGTCCAGGAGGCGTTGATGAACGCCTACAAGCATGCGCATGGGCGGGGACAACGTGTCGCGACCCGCTTCGCCGCCGAGACGTTGGAGATCGCCGTCTCGGACGACGGCCCGGGGGGCGAAGCCGCGCCACCGAACGTAAGGCAGCTAGGCCCGAGACTGGGCCTGAAGGGCCTGGAGGCCCGGGTGAAGGCCTTACGCGGCAGCCTGACCATTGCGCCGCAGCCGCAGGGCGGGCTGGTGCTGAGGGTGCTCCTACCCGTGCGTCGGCGCTCTCTGAGGACCAAGGTGGATTGA